One Setaria viridis chromosome 7, Setaria_viridis_v4.0, whole genome shotgun sequence genomic region harbors:
- the LOC117864591 gene encoding F-box/LRR-repeat protein 13 produces MAGQAAGTRTSRRSSAGRCPPSTAASSSTPTAAASTSSAASPASISGPTDRARDPHLDALISSALSTIHRALPSPSVSVGGRLCALPDAPDGGGPDRLSCLPDALLRDIISRLPVKDAVRTAALSHRWRPVWLSAPLVLYDAHLLPAPTDDIPSRVKRADSDAAAAAVSVILAAHGGPLRSAYLACGNMDGDRARVARWLQLLAVKGVEELLLINRPPLQIDKHLPATLFSMAALTRLYLCFLRFPATAGLPRGAAFPRLRELGLCSVAMEGHADMDFILARSPELENLCFEGHMFPPLGLRLAGRSLRCVQIHYSKVKSIAVVDAPRLARLIVMNSPLKAGGSCTIKIGNAPSLHLFGYFDPVSHVLQVGSTDIKAGTLVDARAMVPAVKILALKFHFRVRNDAKVLPSFLRCFPNVKRLYIHSEKVNEPTGKLNFKFWQEAGGIQCVESRVKQLVFHDFRGESSELAFLKFLVESARVLEKLVIVCADGCFGSVDEANSKVKKNLFAGKKGAGGCALLVLEGAKEKEGAPWPYDRGFDFSRVDPFEFVVPT; encoded by the exons ATGGCCGGCCAAGCGGCAGGGACCCGCACCTCGAGGCGCTCATCAGCCGGGCGCTGCCCACCATCCACCGCTGCATCCTCTTcgactccgacggcggcggcgtcgacttCCTCAGCGGCGTCCCCGGCGAGCATCTCGGGTCCCACCGATCGTGCCAGGGACCCTCATCTCGACGCGCTCATCAGCAGCGCGCTCTCCACCATCCACCGCGCCCTTCCATCCCCGTCTGTCTCTGTCGGCGGCCGCCTCTGCGCCCTCCCCGACGCACCCGACGGCGGTGGCCCCGACCGCCTCAGCTGCCTCCCCGACGCGCTCCTCCGCGACATCATCTCGCGCCTCCCCGTCAAGGACGCCGTGCGCACCGCCGCGCTGTCCCACCGCTGGCGCCCAGTCTGGCTCTCCGCCCCTCTCGTCCTCTacgacgcccacctcctccCGGCGCCCACGGACGACATCCCGAGCCGCGTCAAGCGCGCcgactccgacgccgccgctgccgccgtctccGTCATCCTCGCCGCGCACGGCGGCCCGCTCCGCAGCGCCTACCTCGCCTGCGGCAACATGGACGGAGACCGCGCCCGCGTCGCGCGGTGGCTCCAGCTCCTCGCTGTCAAGGGCGTCGAGGAGCTCCTCCTCATCAACCGCCCGCCGCTGCAGATCGACAAGCACCTCCCCGCCACGCTCTTCAGCATGGCGGCGCTGACGCGGCTCTACCTCTGCTTCCTGAGGTTCCCCGCGACGGCCGGCCTCCCGCGCGGCGCCGCGTTCCCCCGCCTCCGCGAGCTCGGCCTCTGCAGCGTCGCCATGGAAGGCCACGCCGACATGGACTTCATCCTCGCCAGGAGCCCCGAGCTGGAGAACCTCTGCTTCGAGGGTCACATGTTCCCGCCGCtgggcctccgcctcgccggccgcagCCTCCGGTGCGTGCAGATCCACTACTCCAAGGTGAAGAGCATCGCCGTCGTCGACGCCCCGCGCCTCGCGCGGCTCATCGTCATGAACTCGCCCCTCAAGGCTGGGGGCTCGTGCACCATCAAGATCGGCAACGCGCCGTCGCTGCATCTGTTTGGGTACTTCGATCCAGTTAGCCACGTGTTACAGGTCGGCAGCACCGACATCAAG GCTGGGACATTGGTTGATGCAAGGGCCATGGTCCCGGCTGTCAAGATCCTGGCCTTGAAATTTCACTTCCGGGTCCGGAATGATGCCAAGGTGCTGCCCAGCTTCCTCAGATGCTTCCCCAACGTCAAGAGGCTGTATATTCAT TCCGAGAAAGTGAACGAACCCACGGGCAAGCTCAACTTCAAGTTCTGGCAGGAGGCCGGCGGCATCCAGTGCGTGGAGTCGCGCGTCAAGCAGCTGGTGTTCCATGATTTCCGGGGGGAGAGCAGCGAGCTGGCCTTCCTCAAGTTCTTGGTCGAGAGCGCGCGCGTGCTGGAGAAGCTCGTGATCGTGTGCGCCGATGGGTGTTTCGGTTCTGTGGACGAGGCCAATTCGAAGGTGAAGAAGAACCTGTTCGCTGGGAAAAAGGGCGCCGGAGGCTGCGCGCTGCTGGTACTGGAGGGTGCCAAGGAGAAAGAAGGGGCACCTTGGCCCTACGATAGAGGCTTCGACTTCTCTCGTGTCGACCCGTTTGAGTTCGTCGTGCCAACTTAA